In the Bacillus shivajii genome, one interval contains:
- a CDS encoding flagellin N-terminal helical domain-containing protein has translation MIINNNISAMNTHRQMGINQQANQNSMEKLSSGMRINRAGDDAAGLAISEKMRAQINGLDQASRNSQDGISMIQTAEGALNETHDILQRMRELAVQSSNDTNTNDDREEIQKEIDQLVTEIDRIADNTEFNTQNLLDGSFDGTFQIGANEGQSMDLSIGAMGSAALGLTSSATVQTGVDVSGGTGLIDGSYTVDDSDNVLDASGNVVGRVNGTAIEDPAGAQIGDFGDADALAEGSTIIVKDGEAELRQELGDNALQLAAGDYEVDGENLIKDGQIVGKVEGGAITELNGEELEVADQIAAADLGLDAIADEDVFSINGAEVSNRESASGTITAIENAIAQVSEQRSDLGAVQNRLEHTISNLDNASENLSAAESRIRDVDMAAEMMEMTRTNILSQASQSMLAQANQQPQSVLQLLG, from the coding sequence ATGATTATTAACAACAATATTTCTGCAATGAACACTCATCGCCAGATGGGAATCAACCAACAAGCAAACCAAAACTCTATGGAGAAACTTTCTTCAGGTATGCGTATTAACCGTGCAGGTGACGATGCAGCAGGTCTTGCAATCTCTGAAAAAATGCGTGCACAAATCAACGGTTTAGACCAAGCTAGCCGTAACTCACAAGATGGGATTTCTATGATTCAAACAGCTGAAGGTGCATTAAATGAAACTCATGACATCCTACAACGTATGCGTGAACTAGCGGTTCAATCTTCAAACGATACAAACACAAATGATGATCGTGAAGAGATCCAAAAAGAAATTGATCAATTAGTAACTGAAATTGATCGAATTGCTGATAATACAGAATTTAACACACAAAATCTTTTAGATGGTTCTTTTGACGGAACTTTCCAGATTGGTGCGAATGAAGGTCAATCGATGGATTTATCAATTGGTGCGATGGGTTCTGCAGCACTTGGATTAACTTCTAGTGCGACAGTTCAAACTGGTGTAGATGTATCTGGAGGAACTGGACTTATTGATGGTTCTTACACAGTTGATGATAGTGACAATGTTTTAGATGCTTCCGGAAATGTGGTTGGACGAGTAAATGGTACAGCGATCGAAGATCCAGCAGGTGCACAAATAGGTGATTTTGGTGATGCTGACGCATTAGCAGAAGGCTCAACTATTATTGTGAAAGATGGAGAAGCTGAATTAAGACAAGAGTTAGGTGATAATGCTTTACAACTAGCTGCAGGTGATTATGAAGTTGATGGTGAAAACTTAATAAAAGATGGACAAATTGTAGGAAAAGTAGAGGGTGGCGCAATTACTGAATTAAATGGAGAAGAATTAGAGGTTGCGGATCAGATTGCAGCTGCTGATTTAGGACTTGATGCTATTGCTGATGAGGATGTTTTTAGTATTAATGGGGCTGAGGTATCAAATAGAGAAAGTGCTTCAGGTACAATTACAGCAATTGAAAATGCTATTGCGCAAGTATCTGAACAACGTTCTGACTTAGGTGCTGTTCAAAACCGTTTAGAGCACACAATCTCTAACTTAGACAATGCTTCTGAGAACTTATCAGCTGCGGAATCTCGTATCCGTGACGTTGATATGGCTGCTGAGATGATGGAAATGACTCGTACTAACATCCTTTCACAAGCATCTCAATCAATGCTTGCACAAGCTAATCAACAACCACAATCTGTATTACAATTACTTGGATAA
- a CDS encoding response regulator transcription factor — MTTTLNKSQTKLKVQIYSSCNEISLDISERLERKYKDIRFDPLSAQVHKESCNCILFIVNGYERKTTAFIHKLVSMNSKIPILLVYTDGEDKNLFTYLNHPISGIASLTFVEEHFQMITKELESHHVFIEPAFHRELVLEIERKKQKDKPIDKLVLKRSELKGVLTENEQNVLQLILDGFNNRTIAEKLFLAPSTVSTIISHLLRKIGANDRTEAIILAIREGWVDAYR, encoded by the coding sequence ATGACAACGACATTAAACAAATCACAAACAAAACTCAAAGTTCAAATCTATAGTAGCTGTAATGAAATCTCCCTCGACATCTCAGAAAGACTAGAAAGAAAGTATAAAGATATTCGTTTTGACCCGTTATCTGCACAAGTCCATAAAGAGTCGTGTAACTGCATCTTATTTATCGTCAACGGCTACGAGCGGAAAACAACAGCTTTCATTCATAAACTCGTATCGATGAACTCGAAAATCCCTATTTTACTCGTATATACAGATGGTGAAGATAAAAACCTTTTTACATATTTAAATCACCCAATAAGTGGCATTGCCTCATTAACGTTTGTCGAGGAACACTTCCAAATGATTACGAAAGAACTCGAAAGTCATCACGTATTTATTGAACCAGCTTTTCATAGAGAGCTCGTGTTAGAGATTGAACGGAAAAAACAAAAAGATAAACCGATCGATAAACTTGTGTTAAAACGATCCGAGCTTAAAGGGGTCTTAACGGAAAACGAGCAAAATGTCTTGCAGCTCATTTTAGACGGATTTAACAACCGAACGATTGCAGAAAAACTTTTCCTCGCGCCGTCCACAGTGAGCACGATTATTAGTCACTTGCTACGTAAAATAGGAGCCAATGATCGAACAGAAGCAATCATTCTCGCGATCCGTGAAGGCTGGGTCGACGCATACCGATAA
- the csrA gene encoding carbon storage regulator CsrA, producing MLVLTRKLNESIKIGDDIEVKVIGVEGDQVKLGINAPKNIDIHRKEIYLAIQEENNEAAKTSVDLLKQLNDSVQHSTKTQ from the coding sequence ATGCTCGTTCTAACGCGAAAACTAAATGAATCAATCAAAATCGGGGATGACATTGAAGTAAAAGTGATCGGTGTCGAAGGGGATCAAGTAAAACTCGGGATCAACGCTCCGAAGAACATCGACATCCACCGGAAAGAAATTTATTTAGCCATTCAAGAAGAAAACAATGAAGCGGCCAAAACTTCGGTTGATTTATTAAAACAATTAAATGATTCTGTGCAACATTCGACAAAAACGCAATAG
- the fliW gene encoding flagellar assembly protein FliW: MKIETKYAGEVEINEQNILKFEQGIPSFEEEKQFVLLPFNDQPSPFYILQSTNTTGLAFVVMTPFSFFPDYEAKLSDSTIEQLGIEEDKDVAIFVILTLRETLEESTANLRGPIVINSAKQKGKQIVLNDTDYETKHALKVPAASGQKGDE, translated from the coding sequence ATGAAAATCGAAACGAAATACGCAGGAGAAGTAGAAATTAACGAACAAAACATCCTTAAATTCGAACAAGGGATTCCTAGTTTTGAGGAAGAAAAACAGTTTGTGCTGCTTCCATTTAATGATCAACCTAGCCCATTTTATATTTTGCAATCAACGAATACGACTGGACTTGCCTTTGTTGTCATGACGCCATTTTCATTTTTCCCAGACTATGAAGCGAAGCTTTCCGACAGCACAATCGAGCAACTCGGAATCGAAGAAGATAAAGATGTCGCGATCTTTGTCATTCTTACGCTACGCGAGACGCTGGAGGAGTCGACAGCGAACTTACGCGGTCCAATCGTTATTAACAGCGCAAAACAAAAAGGAAAACAAATCGTTTTAAACGACACGGACTATGAAACGAAGCACGCATTAAAAGTTCCTGCAGCCTCCGGGCAAAAGGGGGATGAGTGA
- a CDS encoding DUF6470 family protein, whose protein sequence is MQLPRVEIQSQQAQIGMQQQKPEMSITQRPADISIDQELVGTLRISTTASKLHIDQSEAFADTGLKGPLRRNEEWGAQGKQSVMQYIAKTVQQGEQLKKIEHGTEAIAQLAKQNGERPTKEINVGFVPEHAFKVNFQYEPSDIQVDVDWPEPNIHVQKHDPEIHIPRWETNVYLQQKESIQFHAVDPTVNRTL, encoded by the coding sequence ATGCAATTGCCTCGGGTAGAGATCCAATCACAACAGGCACAAATTGGCATGCAACAGCAAAAACCAGAAATGTCGATCACACAGCGCCCAGCAGACATATCGATTGACCAAGAACTCGTTGGTACGCTCAGAATTAGTACAACAGCATCAAAGCTTCACATCGACCAATCTGAAGCGTTTGCCGATACTGGGTTGAAAGGTCCACTTCGCCGAAATGAAGAATGGGGAGCGCAAGGGAAACAAAGCGTCATGCAATACATTGCGAAAACCGTCCAACAAGGGGAACAGTTAAAGAAGATTGAACATGGAACAGAGGCGATCGCACAACTTGCAAAACAAAACGGGGAACGCCCCACGAAGGAAATCAATGTCGGCTTCGTACCAGAACATGCCTTTAAAGTAAACTTTCAATACGAACCATCCGACATTCAAGTTGATGTGGACTGGCCAGAACCAAACATACATGTACAAAAGCATGACCCTGAGATTCATATTCCGCGTTGGGAAACAAATGTGTACTTACAGCAAAAAGAAAGTATCCAATTTCACGCAGTAGATCCTACGGTAAACCGCACGTTATAA
- the flgL gene encoding flagellar hook-associated protein FlgL gives MRVTQSMLTNNSLRHLNQSYEGMKNLQDQLSTGKKISRASQDPVVAMNGMRYRTQVTEVEQFKRNLSEVYNWMDTSDSTLDETTQAMHRIRELTVQASNDTYEGTQRANIGKEVAQLREHLQSLANTQANNKYIFNGTNTTNPPVREELLDVKLDGFKDQMGEFDPDEAGEFPLEISHNSARYTLNPVDQAGPEYTFTHVDENVEKSITVNADSNQITFINNEGDETEETSLKERQVVFSHVDAVSTNAQNVEIELLKGVNVPVNVDAGEIFSNDFFGDIIQLEKALEDPNASAQELTQMLDRLDHQMNKIVDERAELGARQNRVEMIDDRVQEQEVISKRILSDNEDADIEKVITELMMQENVHRAALSASSRIIQPSLIDFLR, from the coding sequence ATGCGTGTAACGCAATCGATGTTAACAAACAACTCATTAAGACACCTCAATCAAAGCTATGAAGGAATGAAAAACCTTCAAGACCAGCTTTCGACGGGGAAAAAAATAAGTAGAGCCTCACAAGATCCTGTCGTTGCCATGAATGGCATGCGCTATCGTACCCAGGTCACAGAGGTAGAACAATTTAAACGAAACTTATCAGAAGTGTATAACTGGATGGATACTTCTGATTCAACATTAGATGAAACGACACAAGCGATGCATCGTATTCGCGAGCTTACTGTACAGGCATCAAACGATACGTATGAAGGAACGCAACGAGCGAATATTGGTAAAGAGGTGGCGCAGCTTCGCGAACACCTCCAATCATTAGCGAATACGCAAGCAAATAATAAATACATTTTTAATGGAACAAACACGACGAATCCGCCTGTTCGAGAAGAGCTGTTAGATGTAAAACTTGATGGCTTTAAAGATCAAATGGGTGAGTTTGATCCAGACGAAGCTGGCGAATTCCCATTAGAAATCTCCCATAACAGTGCTCGTTACACACTCAATCCTGTTGACCAAGCGGGTCCTGAATATACGTTCACACATGTTGATGAAAACGTAGAAAAATCAATCACAGTGAATGCAGACAGTAACCAAATCACATTCATCAACAATGAAGGTGATGAAACAGAAGAAACATCGTTAAAAGAACGCCAAGTCGTTTTCTCTCATGTGGACGCTGTTTCAACGAACGCACAAAACGTTGAAATTGAACTCTTAAAAGGTGTCAATGTTCCAGTTAACGTTGATGCTGGGGAAATCTTCTCCAATGACTTCTTCGGTGATATTATTCAGCTTGAAAAAGCACTGGAAGATCCTAATGCGAGTGCACAAGAACTGACACAAATGCTTGACCGCCTCGATCATCAGATGAATAAGATCGTTGATGAACGTGCCGAACTTGGTGCGCGTCAAAACCGTGTTGAAATGATTGACGATCGCGTTCAAGAGCAAGAAGTCATCTCAAAGCGGATCTTATCTGATAATGAAGACGCTGATATTGAAAAGGTTATTACAGAATTAATGATGCAAGAAAACGTTCATCGTGCGGCGCTTTCAGCAAGTTCACGAATTATCCAGCCGTCACTGATCGATTTCTTACGATAG
- the flgK gene encoding flagellar hook-associated protein FlgK, whose amino-acid sequence MKSTFHGLETARRAISTQQTAIQTTGHNIANANTPGYSRQRVNFSTTEAYPSPGFNKPNMPGQLGTGVKAGDIQRVRESFLDMQYREENNKHGYWSARHTALEKMEDIMNEPTEDGLANTMDRFWQSLQDLSVHPEDSGARSVVRQRGLAVAETFNYTHDSLQSIQRDYQSQIGVHQDRVNSLTHQINEINKQIGGLEPHGDLANDLYDQRDLLVDELSQFMNISVEQVSSGGLAKEHADGKYTIKLLDDAGHDMGVTLVDGRKLEANQLHVSYNEDTNLVDRIFIAQPKALEGIDEVSDLSGKGGVKEFSLEDFRSFGELRATIEAYGYMGNDGEEKGLYPDMLHELDQMVATFAEEFNDVHSNGWSLSEIEDGEKANNEEGYNFFAFADEFDQDNGIKGAAKFLKLDDAMNDLDNIAAATEVDGEAFSGDGSNALNLANVKDAQLDFGGTTTNVQSFYQGVIGDMAVQTNEAERMTRNSETLRDSVEDRRESVSGVSLDEEMSNLIQFQHAYNAAARNLTAIDEMLDRIINGMGVVGR is encoded by the coding sequence ATGAAGTCAACATTTCATGGCCTAGAAACGGCGCGGCGAGCAATTTCAACGCAGCAAACAGCGATCCAAACAACAGGTCATAACATCGCAAATGCTAATACACCTGGATACTCGAGACAGCGGGTAAACTTTAGTACAACAGAAGCGTACCCGAGTCCAGGTTTTAATAAACCAAATATGCCAGGGCAGTTGGGGACAGGTGTTAAAGCGGGAGATATTCAACGAGTGCGTGAATCATTTCTCGACATGCAGTACCGTGAAGAGAACAACAAACATGGCTATTGGAGTGCAAGACATACAGCCCTTGAAAAAATGGAAGACATTATGAACGAGCCAACAGAAGATGGGCTTGCTAATACGATGGACCGTTTTTGGCAGTCGCTACAAGATCTATCTGTGCACCCAGAGGATTCTGGTGCTCGTTCTGTTGTCAGGCAGCGCGGATTAGCGGTTGCTGAAACGTTCAACTATACGCATGATTCACTCCAGTCGATTCAACGAGACTACCAAAGTCAAATTGGTGTCCATCAAGATCGGGTTAATTCATTAACGCACCAGATCAACGAAATTAATAAGCAAATTGGTGGGCTTGAACCACACGGTGATTTAGCCAATGACTTATACGATCAACGTGATCTACTAGTGGACGAGCTTTCTCAATTTATGAATATTAGTGTGGAACAAGTAAGCAGTGGTGGGTTAGCGAAAGAGCATGCCGACGGAAAATATACGATAAAACTACTTGATGATGCTGGTCACGACATGGGTGTCACGTTAGTTGACGGACGGAAGCTGGAAGCAAATCAGCTCCACGTATCGTATAACGAAGATACAAACCTTGTGGATCGTATTTTTATCGCACAACCGAAAGCACTTGAAGGCATTGATGAAGTGAGTGACTTAAGTGGTAAAGGTGGCGTAAAAGAATTTAGTCTTGAAGACTTCCGTTCATTCGGTGAACTGCGTGCGACGATTGAAGCGTACGGATACATGGGCAACGATGGAGAAGAAAAAGGTCTTTATCCAGATATGCTTCATGAGCTCGATCAAATGGTTGCTACCTTTGCAGAAGAATTTAATGATGTTCATAGTAATGGCTGGAGCCTGTCTGAAATTGAAGATGGTGAAAAAGCCAATAATGAGGAAGGTTACAACTTTTTCGCTTTTGCCGATGAGTTTGACCAGGATAATGGCATTAAAGGTGCCGCAAAATTCCTTAAGCTTGATGACGCAATGAATGACTTAGATAATATTGCCGCAGCTACTGAAGTAGATGGTGAGGCATTCTCTGGTGATGGTTCGAACGCTCTCAACCTTGCGAATGTGAAAGATGCTCAACTTGATTTTGGCGGGACGACAACGAACGTACAAAGCTTTTACCAAGGTGTCATTGGAGACATGGCAGTACAAACAAACGAAGCAGAGCGAATGACACGAAACTCTGAAACGCTACGTGATTCTGTTGAGGATCGTCGCGAGTCAGTGAGCGGGGTTTCTCTTGACGAAGAAATGTCGAACTTAATTCAATTCCAGCATGCATACAATGCTGCTGCACGTAACTTGACGGCAATAGATGAAATGCTCGATCGCATCATTAACGGCATGGGTGTCGTTGGCCGATAA
- a CDS encoding flagellar protein FlgN, with the protein MMSKQLAQILQAMTAIHKKFNDQAKEKQAVIKEGDMAQLEQLMKDETVLIQQLRKLEATRQHTVEQWMADKGLVKEDVTMETILQFFPEERTELEEWQEKLLHEIEQLKQQNDLNQQLLEESLRFVNMSLDSMQPQSHFQNYGRPDVKTEEGPAPERSLFDSKA; encoded by the coding sequence ATGATGAGTAAGCAGCTAGCCCAAATTTTGCAAGCGATGACAGCCATTCATAAAAAATTTAATGACCAAGCGAAAGAAAAACAAGCTGTGATTAAAGAAGGCGACATGGCGCAGCTAGAACAGCTTATGAAGGATGAAACGGTCCTTATTCAACAGCTCCGAAAGCTTGAAGCGACACGCCAGCATACCGTGGAACAATGGATGGCGGACAAGGGGCTTGTGAAAGAAGACGTGACGATGGAGACAATCCTTCAGTTTTTCCCAGAAGAACGTACAGAGCTTGAAGAGTGGCAGGAGAAGCTCCTTCACGAAATCGAACAATTAAAACAACAGAACGACTTGAATCAACAGCTGTTAGAAGAGTCGTTGCGTTTTGTCAACATGTCTCTTGATTCGATGCAGCCGCAGTCCCACTTCCAAAATTACGGACGTCCAGATGTAAAAACAGAGGAAGGGCCTGCTCCAGAGCGGTCGTTATTTGATTCGAAAGCGTAA
- the flgM gene encoding flagellar biosynthesis anti-sigma factor FlgM — protein sequence MKINPIHSLNMYRKSQEVKGKQDVNQVNKRDEVKISSEAKQMQATQKTSLDRQEKINDIKAQIENGTYQVDAKEVARKFHDFWSK from the coding sequence GTGAAAATTAATCCGATACACTCTCTCAATATGTATCGCAAGAGTCAGGAAGTAAAAGGCAAGCAAGATGTCAATCAAGTGAATAAGCGCGATGAGGTGAAGATCTCATCAGAGGCAAAGCAAATGCAAGCTACACAAAAAACGTCTCTTGATCGCCAAGAAAAAATTAATGACATTAAAGCACAAATCGAGAACGGGACGTATCAAGTAGATGCGAAAGAAGTTGCGCGTAAGTTCCACGATTTCTGGTCGAAATAA
- a CDS encoding TIGR03826 family flagellar region protein, with amino-acid sequence MADLQNCPNCGELFVKAFRPVCSKCHREIEEKFETVYTFIRKRENRQSPLEEVHAKTGVERDLITQFIREGRINLSQFPNLGYPCEKCGDNIREGRLCRNCREGIQSDLDTIDRQKQFEERRKEEERKKVTTYHSLNGRIDRR; translated from the coding sequence ATGGCTGATTTACAAAACTGTCCGAATTGTGGAGAACTCTTTGTAAAGGCATTTCGCCCAGTTTGTTCGAAGTGTCATCGTGAAATAGAAGAGAAATTCGAGACCGTGTACACGTTCATACGTAAGCGTGAAAACCGACAATCCCCATTAGAAGAAGTCCATGCGAAAACGGGCGTAGAAAGAGATTTAATTACTCAGTTTATTCGCGAAGGACGAATTAATTTATCCCAATTCCCAAACTTAGGCTACCCATGTGAAAAATGTGGAGACAACATTCGCGAAGGCCGCCTATGCCGTAATTGCCGTGAGGGTATTCAGTCTGATTTGGATACAATCGATCGTCAAAAACAGTTTGAAGAGCGGAGAAAAGAAGAAGAACGAAAAAAAGTAACGACATACCACTCATTAAATGGACGAATAGATAGAAGGTAA
- a CDS encoding ComF family protein — protein sequence MSRFAEWIHETERCLWCHEYYHEPVEWRWVLGLKESSSLCPRCSAQLKKITKVSCEICGRPPQQNMHIEINPDQQKNHLHNEEVPICTDCIRWKTVAPWDQYPFQHRALYEYNGFLQEVLARFKYRGDAEIAKLFSEKIKALVKSLGRFDLVTVIPLSAGREWERGFNQAELLAMELPVQKTLRRVGEPKRKQSKSSREERIAALSGTFEINGETKVSGKKVVIIDDIYTTGATVRSAASCLYKAGAKHVSAVTVARSTGERK from the coding sequence ATGTCGAGATTCGCTGAGTGGATTCATGAAACGGAACGTTGTTTATGGTGCCATGAGTATTATCACGAGCCTGTCGAGTGGCGATGGGTGCTCGGATTAAAAGAAAGTTCGTCCCTTTGCCCAAGATGCAGTGCACAACTCAAAAAAATAACGAAGGTCAGCTGTGAGATTTGCGGACGCCCTCCGCAACAAAACATGCACATCGAGATTAACCCCGATCAACAAAAAAATCACTTACATAACGAAGAGGTTCCTATTTGCACTGACTGCATTCGTTGGAAAACCGTTGCCCCATGGGATCAGTATCCATTTCAACACCGAGCTCTATATGAATATAATGGATTTTTACAGGAGGTTCTTGCTCGTTTTAAATATCGCGGGGATGCTGAGATTGCCAAGTTGTTTTCCGAAAAAATAAAAGCACTGGTTAAATCGCTGGGGCGGTTTGATCTTGTCACAGTGATTCCGTTAAGTGCGGGGCGTGAGTGGGAGCGGGGCTTTAACCAGGCAGAACTCCTTGCAATGGAGTTGCCAGTGCAAAAAACATTGAGACGTGTAGGCGAACCGAAACGAAAACAAAGTAAATCTTCACGCGAGGAAAGAATAGCTGCATTAAGTGGTACCTTTGAAATAAACGGAGAAACGAAGGTTTCTGGAAAAAAGGTAGTTATAATCGACGACATTTATACGACAGGTGCCACAGTGAGGAGTGCTGCGTCTTGCCTTTACAAGGCAGGGGCAAAACATGTTTCTGCAGTAACAGTCGCAAGAAGCACAGGTGAACGTAAATAG
- a CDS encoding DEAD/DEAH box helicase, whose product MRFYSVGMKDFHQLRLIGLEHLLPKFLHVNENTDDALWLIPEPFIKDVRGFEISNQLHPPMPSSSPVTQSQLPDKHDHRTPRPITKETAIRAQLSEPKPISNFKETQLYFSPPYEFTHFNEDLHKYLYGRRLLLDELPFSLAEVYEHVRNGWVRYEPGVVKEGSTYQCQRCGNRDPAMFGQFNCFRCKTTCHYCRSCIMMGRVTTCTPLFTWQTPHNTPSSDTHHKMKWEGTLSIFQQKASNELCETIKSYWATEKNEPDEFLMWAVCGAGKTEMLFHGIELALNKGLRVLIATPRTDVVLELEPRIQEAFPDTDVRAFYGGVKDRFAQGELVISTTHQLLRFYHAFDLVIIDEVDAFPYTADEKLKYAVRHARKPQSLCVYVTATPDPKMKKFAEAGRLKTAKVARRYHRHPLPVPTFQWIGSWKKKLGAGKLPGQVISWVKKHGEAKKQMFLFVPSVNVMNEVVEVLKEAVDFNVDGVHSADEDRRQKVMKFRDGKTQVLVTTTILERGVTVKGVQVAVLGAEEAIFTESALVQIAGRVGRSPDEPNGDVVYFHYGKTKEMIKAVEHIKEMNRLGEEELEGAPVTE is encoded by the coding sequence ATGCGGTTTTATTCAGTGGGGATGAAGGACTTTCATCAACTTCGCCTAATAGGGTTGGAGCATTTACTTCCGAAGTTCCTCCATGTCAATGAGAATACGGATGATGCTCTTTGGTTAATTCCGGAACCTTTCATAAAGGATGTTCGAGGCTTTGAAATATCAAATCAACTCCATCCCCCGATGCCAAGTTCGTCCCCAGTGACACAATCTCAACTCCCTGATAAACACGACCATCGAACTCCTCGACCGATAACAAAAGAAACCGCGATACGCGCGCAACTCTCAGAACCGAAACCGATCTCCAATTTTAAAGAGACTCAACTTTATTTTTCCCCACCTTATGAATTCACCCATTTTAACGAAGATCTTCACAAATATTTATATGGTCGCCGCTTGCTTTTGGACGAACTCCCATTTTCACTCGCTGAAGTTTACGAGCATGTACGTAATGGCTGGGTTCGCTATGAGCCTGGGGTGGTGAAAGAAGGTTCAACGTACCAATGCCAGCGATGTGGCAATCGCGATCCGGCGATGTTTGGACAATTTAATTGCTTTCGTTGCAAGACGACGTGTCATTATTGCCGAAGTTGTATCATGATGGGCCGTGTGACGACGTGCACGCCGCTTTTTACATGGCAAACTCCACATAACACACCATCTTCTGACACTCACCACAAAATGAAGTGGGAGGGCACACTCTCAATTTTTCAACAAAAGGCTTCAAACGAGTTATGTGAAACGATTAAATCGTACTGGGCAACAGAAAAAAATGAGCCGGACGAGTTTTTGATGTGGGCGGTCTGTGGAGCAGGGAAAACGGAAATGTTGTTTCATGGCATTGAGTTAGCACTCAATAAAGGACTGAGAGTGTTAATTGCGACACCGAGAACGGATGTTGTCCTTGAATTGGAGCCACGTATTCAGGAGGCGTTTCCAGACACGGACGTGCGCGCTTTTTACGGTGGAGTGAAAGATCGTTTTGCTCAAGGAGAGCTAGTTATAAGCACGACGCATCAACTTTTGCGTTTTTATCACGCATTTGATCTTGTCATCATTGATGAAGTTGATGCTTTTCCGTATACGGCCGATGAAAAACTAAAGTATGCGGTCCGACACGCTCGAAAGCCTCAAAGTTTATGTGTGTATGTTACGGCAACCCCAGATCCGAAAATGAAAAAATTCGCAGAAGCGGGACGACTAAAGACAGCGAAAGTAGCGAGAAGGTATCACCGTCATCCGTTACCGGTCCCGACGTTTCAGTGGATTGGTTCTTGGAAGAAAAAACTAGGTGCGGGGAAGTTACCTGGCCAGGTCATTTCATGGGTGAAAAAACATGGTGAGGCAAAAAAGCAAATGTTTTTGTTTGTTCCGAGTGTCAACGTGATGAATGAAGTCGTTGAGGTTTTAAAGGAAGCAGTTGATTTCAACGTTGATGGGGTACATTCAGCAGATGAAGACCGACGTCAAAAAGTGATGAAGTTTCGAGACGGCAAAACGCAGGTTCTTGTAACGACAACGATATTAGAGCGAGGTGTCACTGTAAAAGGAGTTCAAGTCGCGGTGCTAGGGGCAGAAGAAGCGATTTTTACAGAGTCAGCGCTCGTCCAAATAGCAGGGCGTGTGGGAAGAAGTCCAGATGAACCGAACGGCGACGTCGTCTACTTTCACTATGGAAAAACAAAGGAAATGATCAAAGCCGTCGAGCATATTAAAGAAATGAACCGATTGGGGGAGGAGGAATTAGAGGGAGCCCCCGTTACCGAATAA